In the genome of Eriocheir sinensis breed Jianghai 21 chromosome 44, ASM2467909v1, whole genome shotgun sequence, one region contains:
- the LOC126980385 gene encoding mitochondrial transcription rescue factor 1-like isoform X2, producing MELKSGADFKDIKVRVPSLRMDALLKAGLNMSRNKVEAAFYASKIRINGEKFLKKSHQCHEGDEIDIIKGVSRQNPNNLHISRVVIMTLGDVDEDDDKVTVKLRRYPHLLIECYEGYTPPEEE from the exons atggaactGAAGTCTGGAGCTGATTTCAAGGACATCAAAGTTAGGGTGCCCTCCCTGCGCATGGATGCTCTCCTGAAGGCGGGGCTGAACATGTCAAGAAA CAAGGTGGAGGCAGCCTTCTATGCCAGCAAGATCCgaataaatggagaaaaattCCTGAAGAAGAGTCACCAG TGCCATGAGGGAGATGAAATTGACATAATCAAGGGAGTGTCGCGCCAGAACCCGAACAATCTGCACATTTCCCGGGTGGTGATTATGACTCTGGGGGACGTGGACGAAGACGACGACAAGGTGACTGTCAAGCTGCGGCGCTACCCACACCTCCTCATTGAATGCTATGAGGGCTACACGCCACCGGAAGAAGAGTGA
- the LOC126980386 gene encoding cationic amino acid transporter 2-like isoform X1, whose translation MAGIVEKLTRRKVVDFGHSELRRVLGILDLTMLGVGSTIGVGIYVLAGEVSRSTSGPAVTISFLIAAIASLFAGLCYAEFGARVPKAGSAYIYTYVCIGEFVAFIVGWNLILEYVIGTASVARGFSQYVDALANDSIENAFYNAMPLVSEDKYYDSFLSPYPDFLSFGLALVLSVTLALGVKESSTMNNIFTGINIIVILFVIIAAGTQANTYYWSIPEDEVEEVCNVTASDPGANEDWGTGGFVPFGFEGVMEGAATCFFGFVGFDVIATTGEEALNPSRTIPISIGLSLFIIFLSYFGVSAVITLAVPYCLQDKDAPLVVLFDEENIGWPAAKWFVSIGALFGFSASLFGAMFPLPRVIYAMASDGLVFRSLSSISKKFQTPTLATALSGLFAGLMAMLFNLDALVNMMSIGTLMAYTIVAVCVMLLRYTDNEFNDDKSEYTLLSSSYRVDDDEEEAGGKIMSTLTGESSHSASEYVNQFFNTKRLSKPTDLTASLVTYAILSFCALMLVFDVLLVTLGSKLAEGNGWAIAAIVIVGALNILNVLIIALQPQSQKQLSFKVPLVPWLPAFSTFINLYLMCNLKVDTWIRFAVWMAIGFLDYFAYGLMNSSLNKGGNANQGHENLGYLSDNLNKQQLVIPTIEIQPATPLSSEPNTPVVKPKKQKTPPPPSPLAAAETQGDSSVGSQSSKTSGNDLDGPIYPVSAAAIVASLMTGEDDKEKNTEDDTDKGKDTDSEDGDDKIKKKDEGNSGNMEKEEEKMRGSGSPELSVVNEVSQDGADKALQPIIIGSPQLPAETSAPFDSTDSGKTEENTKEEDKKMDVEKLDDEKPDSKTEDKEKEDSIKDKDTNGKDKHVKPPPLDLSSANPQNSNEESSGIPRAFYSSPEFSPPQSPPPSPPPSSPASSSHPPPTLARSVSENTHIRSVPTTPVGRRHPVKVLRRMSSFDDIPPSSPDSPFAKRVASFVVIPVKEPGMDSTASSIPASPSTKESTLSQENLSKAVDVLNKYKRDEDKILFTVGSVDSLDSLSPEPGDDVEFLSPRRELDPIRERGESKIYANDIDKTEINPSPEEATKSDVSDIHSPKTDTQNKEGNK comes from the exons ATGGCAGGTATTGTGGAGAAGCTCACGCGGCGGAAAGTGGTGGATTTTGGCCACTCTGAACTACGGCGAGTACTGGGCATCCTGGACCTCACCATGCTGGGTGTGGGCTCCACCATTGGGGTTGGCATCTACGTGTTGGCGGGTGAGGTGTCTCGCAGCACCAGTGGACCGGCTGTCACCATATCTTTCCTCATTGCTGCCATTGCCTCCCTGTTTGCTG GACTGTGTTATGCTGAATTTGGGGCAAGGGTTCCAAAGGCTGGGTCAGCATACATCTACACATATGTCTGCATCGGCGAGTTTGTGGCATTCATCGTTGGATGGAACTTGATCCTGGAGTATGTTAttg GGACAGCGAGTGTGGCGAGAGGCTTCAGTCAGTATGTTGATGCTCTGGCCAATGACTCAATAGAAAATGCATTCTACAATGCGATGCCGCTGGTGTCTGAGGATAAATACTATGACAGCTTTCTCTCCCCATATCCAGACTTCTTGTCATTTGGTCTGGCACTTGTGTTATCAG TGACATTGGCGCTGGGGGTGAAGGAGTCTTCCACCATGAACAACATATTCACCGGCATCAACATCATCGTGATCCTCTTCGTCATCATCGCTGCCGGAACACAAG CCAACACTTACTACTGGAGCATCCCCGAGGATGAGGTTGAGGAAGTGTGCAACGTCACTGCATCTGACCCTGGTGCAAATGAGGACTGGGGAACAGGAGGCTTTGTGCCCTTTGGCTTTGAAGGAGTTATGGAGGGCGCTGCCACCTGCTTCTTTGGCTTTGTCGGCTTTGATGTTATAGCCACTACAG GTGAGGAAGCCCTGAACCCATCCCGCACCATACCCATCTCCATCggcctctccctcttcatcattttcctgtCGTACTTTGGTGTATCGGCAGTCATCACACTTGCTGTCCCGTACTGCCTGCAG GATAAAGATGCTCCCTTGGTTGTTCTTTTTGATGAAGAGAACATTGGTTGGCCAGCTGCCAAGTGGTTTGTTAGTATTGGTGCTCTGTTTGGATTCTCTGCAAG TCTCTTTGGGGCCATGTTCCCTCTGCCTCGGGTTATTTATGCAATGGCCAGTGATGGTCTGGTGTTCCGCTCTCTGTCCAGCATCAGCAAGAAGTTCCAGACGCCCACCCTGGCCACCGCACTCTCTGGCTTGTTTGCTG GTTTAATGGCAATGCTCTTCAACCTGGATGCCTTGGTGAACATGATGAGTATTGGAACGCTGATGGCATACACCATTGTGGCAGTGTGTGTCATGCTCCTCAG GTACACAGACAATGAGTTTAATGATGACAAGTCGGAGTACACGCTGCTGTCTTCCTC GTACAGAGtggatgacgacgaggaggaggcaggaggcaaGATAATGTCTACTTTGACAGGTGAATCCTCCCACAGTGCCTCAGAGTATGTTAACCAGTTCTTCAACACCAAGAGACTCAGCAAACCCACCGACCTCACTGCTTCACTCGTCACCTATGCCATCCTCAGCTTCT GTGCGCTGATGCTGGTGTTTGACGTGCTGCTGGTGACCCTGGGGAGCAAACTGGCTGAAGGGAATGGTTGGGCCATTGCTGCCATTGTCATCGTTGGTGCCCTGAACATACTCAATGTCTTAATCATTGCCCTACAGCCTCAGTCTCAAAAACAGCTCTCATTCAAG GTTCCGCTGGTGCCATGGTTGCCGGCCTTCAGCACCTTCATCAACCTGTACCTGATGTGCAACCTGAAGGTGGACACCTGGATACGTTTTGCAGTGTGGATGGCCATTG GCTTCCTTGACTATTTTGCCTATGGCTTGATGAACAGCTCTTTGAATAAGGGAGGGAATGCCAATCAAGGCCATGAAAACCTTGGCTACCTTAGTGACAACCTCAACAAGCAGCAGCTGGTCATCCCTACCATTGAGATCCAGCCTGCCACACCTCTCAGTTCTGAACCCAACACGCCAGTCGTTAAACCCAAGAAACAGAAGacccctccgcccccctccccacTTGCTGCAGCAGAGACACAAGGGGACAGCAGTGTTGGCTCTCAGAGTAGCAAGACAAGTGGAAATGATCTTGATGGCCCCATCTATCCTGTGAGTGCTGCAGCTATCGTTGCATCGCTCATGACGGGTGAAGATGACAAAGAGAAGAATACTGAGGATGATACAGACAAAGGGAAGGATACAGACAGCGAAGATGGCGATgacaaaattaaaaagaaagatgaagggaactCAGGtaatatggagaaggaggaggaaaagatgagaggaagtgGTAGTCCTGAGTTGAGTGTTGTTAATGAAGTGTCACAGGATGGTGCTGATAAAGCCCTGCAGCCCATCATTATAGGCAGCCCACAACTGCCAGCTGAAACATCTGCCCCATTTGACTCAACTGACTCTGGGAAGACTGAGGAAAACAccaaagaagaggataaaaaaatggaTGTTGAAAAATTAGATGATGAGAAACCAGACAGTAaaactgaagataaagaaaaggaagacagcatCAAAGACAAAGACACCAACGGGAAAGATAAACATGTCAAGCCTCCACCCCTGGATCTCTCCTCTGCCAACCCTCAAAATAGTAATGAGGAATCTTCAGGTATACCTCGAGCTTTCTACTCATCACCAGAATTTTCACCACCTCAGTCCccaccaccctctccaccaccctcttCTCCTGCCTCCTCATCACATCCCCCTCCCACCCTTGCCCGCTCAGTGTCAGAAAACACCCACATTCGCAGTGTCCCCACAACCCCAGTAGGAAGAAGACATCCGGTGAAGGTGCTCCGCCGCATGTCCAGCTTTGAtgacattcctccttcctctcctgacAGTCCCTTTGCCAAGCGTGTAGCCAGTTTTGTGGTCATTCCTGTCAAGGAGCCAGGAATGGATTCTACTGCAAGCAGCATCCCAGCCTCACCCTCCACTAAGGAGTCGACCCTCTCCCAGGAAAACCTGTCTAAGGCTGTGGATGTGCTTAACAAATACAAGAGGGATGAGGACAAGATATTGTTCACAGTTGGGAGTGTTGACTCTCTCGACAGCCTTTCCCCTGAACCAGGTGATGATGTTGAGTTCCTGTCTCCCAGAAGGGAGTTGGACCCTATCAGGGAACGTGGTGAGAGTAAGATATATGCAAATGACATAGACAAGACAGAAATTAACCCGTCACCAGAAGAAGCCACTAAATCAGATGTATCTGACATACACTCACCAAAGACAGACACtcaaaacaaagaaggaaacaaataa
- the LOC126980386 gene encoding cationic amino acid transporter 2-like isoform X2, whose product MAGIVEKLTRRKVVDFGHSELRRVLGILDLTMLGVGSTIGVGIYVLAGEVSRSTSGPAVTISFLIAAIASLFAGLCYAEFGARVPKAGSAYIYTYVCIGEFVAFIVGWNLILEYVIGTASVARGFSQYVDALANDSIENAFYNAMPLVSEDKYYDSFLSPYPDFLSFGLALVLSVTLALGVKESSTMNNIFTGINIIVILFVIIAAGTQANTYYWSIPEDEVEEVCNVTASDPGANEDWGTGGFVPFGFEGVMEGAATCFFGFVGFDVIATTGEEALNPSRTIPISIGLSLFIIFLSYFGVSAVITLAVPYCLQDKDAPLVVLFDEENIGWPAAKWFVSIGALFGFSASLFGAMFPLPRVIYAMASDGLVFRSLSSISKKFQTPTLATALSGLFAGLMAMLFNLDALVNMMSIGTLMAYTIVAVCVMLLRYRVDDDEEEAGGKIMSTLTGESSHSASEYVNQFFNTKRLSKPTDLTASLVTYAILSFCALMLVFDVLLVTLGSKLAEGNGWAIAAIVIVGALNILNVLIIALQPQSQKQLSFKVPLVPWLPAFSTFINLYLMCNLKVDTWIRFAVWMAIGFLDYFAYGLMNSSLNKGGNANQGHENLGYLSDNLNKQQLVIPTIEIQPATPLSSEPNTPVVKPKKQKTPPPPSPLAAAETQGDSSVGSQSSKTSGNDLDGPIYPVSAAAIVASLMTGEDDKEKNTEDDTDKGKDTDSEDGDDKIKKKDEGNSGNMEKEEEKMRGSGSPELSVVNEVSQDGADKALQPIIIGSPQLPAETSAPFDSTDSGKTEENTKEEDKKMDVEKLDDEKPDSKTEDKEKEDSIKDKDTNGKDKHVKPPPLDLSSANPQNSNEESSGIPRAFYSSPEFSPPQSPPPSPPPSSPASSSHPPPTLARSVSENTHIRSVPTTPVGRRHPVKVLRRMSSFDDIPPSSPDSPFAKRVASFVVIPVKEPGMDSTASSIPASPSTKESTLSQENLSKAVDVLNKYKRDEDKILFTVGSVDSLDSLSPEPGDDVEFLSPRRELDPIRERGESKIYANDIDKTEINPSPEEATKSDVSDIHSPKTDTQNKEGNK is encoded by the exons ATGGCAGGTATTGTGGAGAAGCTCACGCGGCGGAAAGTGGTGGATTTTGGCCACTCTGAACTACGGCGAGTACTGGGCATCCTGGACCTCACCATGCTGGGTGTGGGCTCCACCATTGGGGTTGGCATCTACGTGTTGGCGGGTGAGGTGTCTCGCAGCACCAGTGGACCGGCTGTCACCATATCTTTCCTCATTGCTGCCATTGCCTCCCTGTTTGCTG GACTGTGTTATGCTGAATTTGGGGCAAGGGTTCCAAAGGCTGGGTCAGCATACATCTACACATATGTCTGCATCGGCGAGTTTGTGGCATTCATCGTTGGATGGAACTTGATCCTGGAGTATGTTAttg GGACAGCGAGTGTGGCGAGAGGCTTCAGTCAGTATGTTGATGCTCTGGCCAATGACTCAATAGAAAATGCATTCTACAATGCGATGCCGCTGGTGTCTGAGGATAAATACTATGACAGCTTTCTCTCCCCATATCCAGACTTCTTGTCATTTGGTCTGGCACTTGTGTTATCAG TGACATTGGCGCTGGGGGTGAAGGAGTCTTCCACCATGAACAACATATTCACCGGCATCAACATCATCGTGATCCTCTTCGTCATCATCGCTGCCGGAACACAAG CCAACACTTACTACTGGAGCATCCCCGAGGATGAGGTTGAGGAAGTGTGCAACGTCACTGCATCTGACCCTGGTGCAAATGAGGACTGGGGAACAGGAGGCTTTGTGCCCTTTGGCTTTGAAGGAGTTATGGAGGGCGCTGCCACCTGCTTCTTTGGCTTTGTCGGCTTTGATGTTATAGCCACTACAG GTGAGGAAGCCCTGAACCCATCCCGCACCATACCCATCTCCATCggcctctccctcttcatcattttcctgtCGTACTTTGGTGTATCGGCAGTCATCACACTTGCTGTCCCGTACTGCCTGCAG GATAAAGATGCTCCCTTGGTTGTTCTTTTTGATGAAGAGAACATTGGTTGGCCAGCTGCCAAGTGGTTTGTTAGTATTGGTGCTCTGTTTGGATTCTCTGCAAG TCTCTTTGGGGCCATGTTCCCTCTGCCTCGGGTTATTTATGCAATGGCCAGTGATGGTCTGGTGTTCCGCTCTCTGTCCAGCATCAGCAAGAAGTTCCAGACGCCCACCCTGGCCACCGCACTCTCTGGCTTGTTTGCTG GTTTAATGGCAATGCTCTTCAACCTGGATGCCTTGGTGAACATGATGAGTATTGGAACGCTGATGGCATACACCATTGTGGCAGTGTGTGTCATGCTCCTCAG GTACAGAGtggatgacgacgaggaggaggcaggaggcaaGATAATGTCTACTTTGACAGGTGAATCCTCCCACAGTGCCTCAGAGTATGTTAACCAGTTCTTCAACACCAAGAGACTCAGCAAACCCACCGACCTCACTGCTTCACTCGTCACCTATGCCATCCTCAGCTTCT GTGCGCTGATGCTGGTGTTTGACGTGCTGCTGGTGACCCTGGGGAGCAAACTGGCTGAAGGGAATGGTTGGGCCATTGCTGCCATTGTCATCGTTGGTGCCCTGAACATACTCAATGTCTTAATCATTGCCCTACAGCCTCAGTCTCAAAAACAGCTCTCATTCAAG GTTCCGCTGGTGCCATGGTTGCCGGCCTTCAGCACCTTCATCAACCTGTACCTGATGTGCAACCTGAAGGTGGACACCTGGATACGTTTTGCAGTGTGGATGGCCATTG GCTTCCTTGACTATTTTGCCTATGGCTTGATGAACAGCTCTTTGAATAAGGGAGGGAATGCCAATCAAGGCCATGAAAACCTTGGCTACCTTAGTGACAACCTCAACAAGCAGCAGCTGGTCATCCCTACCATTGAGATCCAGCCTGCCACACCTCTCAGTTCTGAACCCAACACGCCAGTCGTTAAACCCAAGAAACAGAAGacccctccgcccccctccccacTTGCTGCAGCAGAGACACAAGGGGACAGCAGTGTTGGCTCTCAGAGTAGCAAGACAAGTGGAAATGATCTTGATGGCCCCATCTATCCTGTGAGTGCTGCAGCTATCGTTGCATCGCTCATGACGGGTGAAGATGACAAAGAGAAGAATACTGAGGATGATACAGACAAAGGGAAGGATACAGACAGCGAAGATGGCGATgacaaaattaaaaagaaagatgaagggaactCAGGtaatatggagaaggaggaggaaaagatgagaggaagtgGTAGTCCTGAGTTGAGTGTTGTTAATGAAGTGTCACAGGATGGTGCTGATAAAGCCCTGCAGCCCATCATTATAGGCAGCCCACAACTGCCAGCTGAAACATCTGCCCCATTTGACTCAACTGACTCTGGGAAGACTGAGGAAAACAccaaagaagaggataaaaaaatggaTGTTGAAAAATTAGATGATGAGAAACCAGACAGTAaaactgaagataaagaaaaggaagacagcatCAAAGACAAAGACACCAACGGGAAAGATAAACATGTCAAGCCTCCACCCCTGGATCTCTCCTCTGCCAACCCTCAAAATAGTAATGAGGAATCTTCAGGTATACCTCGAGCTTTCTACTCATCACCAGAATTTTCACCACCTCAGTCCccaccaccctctccaccaccctcttCTCCTGCCTCCTCATCACATCCCCCTCCCACCCTTGCCCGCTCAGTGTCAGAAAACACCCACATTCGCAGTGTCCCCACAACCCCAGTAGGAAGAAGACATCCGGTGAAGGTGCTCCGCCGCATGTCCAGCTTTGAtgacattcctccttcctctcctgacAGTCCCTTTGCCAAGCGTGTAGCCAGTTTTGTGGTCATTCCTGTCAAGGAGCCAGGAATGGATTCTACTGCAAGCAGCATCCCAGCCTCACCCTCCACTAAGGAGTCGACCCTCTCCCAGGAAAACCTGTCTAAGGCTGTGGATGTGCTTAACAAATACAAGAGGGATGAGGACAAGATATTGTTCACAGTTGGGAGTGTTGACTCTCTCGACAGCCTTTCCCCTGAACCAGGTGATGATGTTGAGTTCCTGTCTCCCAGAAGGGAGTTGGACCCTATCAGGGAACGTGGTGAGAGTAAGATATATGCAAATGACATAGACAAGACAGAAATTAACCCGTCACCAGAAGAAGCCACTAAATCAGATGTATCTGACATACACTCACCAAAGACAGACACtcaaaacaaagaaggaaacaaataa
- the LOC126980386 gene encoding cationic amino acid transporter 2-like isoform X3, which produces MAGIVEKLTRRKVVDFGHSELRRVLGILDLTMLGVGSTIGVGIYVLAGEVSRSTSGPAVTISFLIAAIASLFAGLCYAEFGARVPKAGSAYIYTYVCIGEFVAFIVGWNLILEYVIGTASVARGFSQYVDALANDSIENAFYNAMPLVSEDKYYDSFLSPYPDFLSFGLALVLSVTLALGVKESSTMNNIFTGINIIVILFVIIAAGTQANTYYWSIPEDEVEEVCNVTASDPGANEDWGTGGFVPFGFEGVMEGAATCFFGFVGFDVIATTGEEALNPSRTIPISIGLSLFIIFLSYFGVSAVITLAVPYCLQDKDAPLVVLFDEENIGWPAAKWFVSIGALFGFSASLFGAMFPLPRVIYAMASDGLVFRSLSSISKKFQTPTLATALSGLFAGLMAMLFNLDALVNMMSIGTLMAYTIVAVCVMLLRYTDNEFNDDKSEYTLLSSSYRVDDDEEEAGGKIMSTLTGESSHSASEYVNQFFNTKRLSKPTDLTASLVTYAILSFCALMLVFDVLLVTLGSKLAEGNGWAIAAIVIVGALNILNVLIIALQPQSQKQLSFKVPLVPWLPAFSTFINLYLMCNLKVDTWIRFAVWMAIGFVMYFGYGVGNSSIEYQMQGKKPPASNPLVENIGTIFDSDSEEEILYSQLNSD; this is translated from the exons ATGGCAGGTATTGTGGAGAAGCTCACGCGGCGGAAAGTGGTGGATTTTGGCCACTCTGAACTACGGCGAGTACTGGGCATCCTGGACCTCACCATGCTGGGTGTGGGCTCCACCATTGGGGTTGGCATCTACGTGTTGGCGGGTGAGGTGTCTCGCAGCACCAGTGGACCGGCTGTCACCATATCTTTCCTCATTGCTGCCATTGCCTCCCTGTTTGCTG GACTGTGTTATGCTGAATTTGGGGCAAGGGTTCCAAAGGCTGGGTCAGCATACATCTACACATATGTCTGCATCGGCGAGTTTGTGGCATTCATCGTTGGATGGAACTTGATCCTGGAGTATGTTAttg GGACAGCGAGTGTGGCGAGAGGCTTCAGTCAGTATGTTGATGCTCTGGCCAATGACTCAATAGAAAATGCATTCTACAATGCGATGCCGCTGGTGTCTGAGGATAAATACTATGACAGCTTTCTCTCCCCATATCCAGACTTCTTGTCATTTGGTCTGGCACTTGTGTTATCAG TGACATTGGCGCTGGGGGTGAAGGAGTCTTCCACCATGAACAACATATTCACCGGCATCAACATCATCGTGATCCTCTTCGTCATCATCGCTGCCGGAACACAAG CCAACACTTACTACTGGAGCATCCCCGAGGATGAGGTTGAGGAAGTGTGCAACGTCACTGCATCTGACCCTGGTGCAAATGAGGACTGGGGAACAGGAGGCTTTGTGCCCTTTGGCTTTGAAGGAGTTATGGAGGGCGCTGCCACCTGCTTCTTTGGCTTTGTCGGCTTTGATGTTATAGCCACTACAG GTGAGGAAGCCCTGAACCCATCCCGCACCATACCCATCTCCATCggcctctccctcttcatcattttcctgtCGTACTTTGGTGTATCGGCAGTCATCACACTTGCTGTCCCGTACTGCCTGCAG GATAAAGATGCTCCCTTGGTTGTTCTTTTTGATGAAGAGAACATTGGTTGGCCAGCTGCCAAGTGGTTTGTTAGTATTGGTGCTCTGTTTGGATTCTCTGCAAG TCTCTTTGGGGCCATGTTCCCTCTGCCTCGGGTTATTTATGCAATGGCCAGTGATGGTCTGGTGTTCCGCTCTCTGTCCAGCATCAGCAAGAAGTTCCAGACGCCCACCCTGGCCACCGCACTCTCTGGCTTGTTTGCTG GTTTAATGGCAATGCTCTTCAACCTGGATGCCTTGGTGAACATGATGAGTATTGGAACGCTGATGGCATACACCATTGTGGCAGTGTGTGTCATGCTCCTCAG GTACACAGACAATGAGTTTAATGATGACAAGTCGGAGTACACGCTGCTGTCTTCCTC GTACAGAGtggatgacgacgaggaggaggcaggaggcaaGATAATGTCTACTTTGACAGGTGAATCCTCCCACAGTGCCTCAGAGTATGTTAACCAGTTCTTCAACACCAAGAGACTCAGCAAACCCACCGACCTCACTGCTTCACTCGTCACCTATGCCATCCTCAGCTTCT GTGCGCTGATGCTGGTGTTTGACGTGCTGCTGGTGACCCTGGGGAGCAAACTGGCTGAAGGGAATGGTTGGGCCATTGCTGCCATTGTCATCGTTGGTGCCCTGAACATACTCAATGTCTTAATCATTGCCCTACAGCCTCAGTCTCAAAAACAGCTCTCATTCAAG GTTCCGCTGGTGCCATGGTTGCCGGCCTTCAGCACCTTCATCAACCTGTACCTGATGTGCAACCTGAAGGTGGACACCTGGATACGTTTTGCAGTGTGGATGGCCATTG GATTtgttatgtattttggatatggtGTCGGCAATAGCTCCATTGAGTACCAAATGCAGGGCAAGAAGCCCCCAGCCTCCAACCCCCTGGTGGAGAACATTGGGACCATCTTTGACTCTGACtcagaggaggaaatattatactCTCAACTTAATTCAGATTAG